The nucleotide sequence CTAAAAAAAAATATTAAAAAAAAAAAAATATTAGATTTTAAAAAAAAAATATATGATTTATGTAAACATTACAAAAAAAAAATATATAAAGAAATTGACAAAAATAAATTTGAAAAAGCAATAATAACTTTATTAAAAGTAAAATTTTTTTACAAAATAAGAAAAAAAATAAAGAAATTAATTGATAAAATATTATTAATTTAAATTTATTAATATTAAAAATTATTTTGGATAATTATATGAATAATAATGTTTTAAAAAAAAATAAAATAATTGTAGGAATAGATTTAGGTACAACATACTCTTTAGTTTCTACTATAATTAATAATAAAGTATATTTTATTAGAGATGAAAAAAATAAATACTTATTTCCATCTGTAGTATGTTATAAAAATAATGAAGTATTTGTAGGATGGGATGCAATTGTTAATATTACAAAATATCCAAAAAATACTATTACTTCTGTTAAACGTTTAATAGGTTTATCCATACAAGAAATAAAAAAATTATATCCAAATATCCCTTATAAGTTTAAAACAAAAAAAGATAATTTGTGTATTAAAATTGATAATAAGTTAATAAGTGTGATAGACATTTTGAAAGAAATTTTTAATCATATAAACTCAATAGTTTTTAATAAATTTAAAAAATACATATATCAAGCAGTAATAACTGTACCTGCATATTTCAATGATATTCAAAGAAAAATTACTAAAAAAGCTGCTAATTTATCTAATATAAATGTATTAAGATTAATAAATGAACCTACAGCTGCTGCTTTATCTTATGGATTAAGTTTAAAAAAAAATGGTATATTTGCAGTTTACGATTTAGGAGGAGGAACATTTGATATTTCGATATTAAGTTTTACAAATAATATTTTTGAAGTTTTGTCTACAAAAGGTAATACTAATTTAGGCGGTGACGATTTTGATAATAAATTATTTAATTTTATTATATCTAAAATAAAAAATTATGACATAAAAAATATAAAAAATAATGCCAAAATATTAAATATAGCTAAAATGGTTAAAATAAAGTTGAGTAAAAAAAATAAAGTAACTATTAAAATAAATAATATTAATGTTATAATTACAAGAAAAATTTTTAATAATTTAATATCTAATTTAATAAAAAAAACTTTGTTAATTTGT is from Buchnera aphidicola (Taiwanaphis decaspermi) and encodes:
- a CDS encoding Hsp70 family protein; translated protein: MNNNVLKKNKIIVGIDLGTTYSLVSTIINNKVYFIRDEKNKYLFPSVVCYKNNEVFVGWDAIVNITKYPKNTITSVKRLIGLSIQEIKKLYPNIPYKFKTKKDNLCIKIDNKLISVIDILKEIFNHINSIVFNKFKKYIYQAVITVPAYFNDIQRKITKKAANLSNINVLRLINEPTAAALSYGLSLKKNGIFAVYDLGGGTFDISILSFTNNIFEVLSTKGNTNLGGDDFDNKLFNFIISKIKNYDIKNIKNNAKILNIAKMVKIKLSKKNKVTIKINNINVIITRKIFNNLISNLIKKTLLICQQAIRDASISYKNIKKIIMVGGSTCIPYVQKKVGVFFNKKILNFINPKKVVAIGASIHANLLSKKSLYKTHDFLLLDVISMSLGIETIGGLFEHIVYKNTTIPVSKTKIFTTFKNNQKTMLIHVLQGNNKYVKNCKTLTKFVIKDLPMKPAGKIFIFVTFIINANGILNINIREKKNNIKFNVKINSKDTVLTKIST